Proteins from a single region of Theobroma cacao cultivar B97-61/B2 chromosome 10, Criollo_cocoa_genome_V2, whole genome shotgun sequence:
- the LOC108663620 gene encoding uncharacterized protein LOC108663620, with amino-acid sequence MGYKLDGETFVKTPKVALRKKASLPAHPEVSLSQFSNEMLFNLLMRINGKLTNQAVRMEKIEGKMAESEKMLEEKGKMPIEPTAVDSSVTPSLAPVRQGAEGSVFQAEGHEPEKVESEQGTEVLGSLDENPPFPPKPQKEQLSPPNSEEVSIMDVFHQMVKEEQAEKEAAEAQAQKFAFIEPTPTSEKLSGKGKEKAPAASQAQSKPLGKGMTTMATKTKFLKRRKYSRIPEKAKPSVIFSPQEPLEIPNKSSLEPSPQK; translated from the exons ATGGGGTATAAGCTAGATGGAGAAACCTTTGTTAAAACCCCCAAGGTTGCTCTCAGAAAAAAAGCTTCTCTCCCGGCACATCCTGAAGTATCCTTATCTCAATTTTCTAATGAAATGCTCTTTAATCTCCTTATGAGGATAAATGGGAAGCTTACTAACCAAGCAGTAAGAATGGAgaaaattgaaggaaaaatgGCAGAATCGGAAAAAATGTTggaggaaaaaggaaaaatgcctATTGAACCTACTGCTGTAGATAGCTCTGTAACTCCTAGTCTTGCACCAGTTAGACAGGGTGCTGAGGGTTCTGTTTTCCAAGCCGAGGGTCATGAACCTGAA AAAGTTGAATCAGAACAAGGAACTGAGGTACTTGGCTCACTAGATGAAAATCCCCCATTCCCTCCAAAACCTCAAAAAGAGCAGCTTTCTCCTCCAAATTCTGAGGAAGTATCAATTATGGATGTCTTTCATCAAATGGTCAAAGAAGAGCAAGCAGAAAAAGAAGCAGCTGAAGCACAAGCACAGAAGTTTGCATTCATTGAACCAACTCCCACATCAGAAAAACTATCGggtaaaggaaaagaaaaagctcctGCAGCTTCACAGGCCCAATCAAAACCACTTGGTAAAGGCATGACGACAATGGCCACCAAGACCAAATtcctcaaaagaagaaaatactCCAGAATTCCTGAAAAGGCTAAACCATCAGTCATCTTTTCTCCTCAAGAACCCTTGGAAATTCCAAATAAATCATCCCTTGAACCCTCACCACAAAAATAA